In the Caenorhabditis elegans chromosome X genome, one interval contains:
- the flp-5 gene encoding GAKFIRF-amide (Confirmed by transcript evidence), giving the protein MSSRSTTIAFLFIATLLVFQCVSAQSSAEDADYLEKYQRIARAPKPKFIRFGRAGAKFIRFGRSRNTWEDGYASPSVNELYVKRGAKFIRFG; this is encoded by the exons ATGAGCAGCCGAAGCACCACGATTGCTTTCCTCTTCATCGCCACCCTTCTTGTCTTCCAATGTGTTTCCGCTCAATCAAG TGCCGAAGACGCGGACTACCTTGAAAAATACCAAAGAATAGCACGAGCACCAAAGCCAAAATTCATCCGATTCGGTCGTGCAGGAGCCAAGTTTATCAGATTTGGGCGATCAAGGAACACTTGG gaagaTGGATACGCCTCACCATCGGTCAACGAGCTCTACGTTAAACGTGGAGCCAAATTCATCCGATTCGGCTAA
- the nspc-1 gene encoding Nematode Specific Peptide family, group C (Confirmed by transcript evidence) encodes MFLRILVALCLVSAISSITLQLCQEFCAGVNGGESYAYCSPWISFATHTNKTCYNLCVHNCAAVYDGSCTTDPDFRCCLKTTPAKTQEFKRSGCNKLYNNL; translated from the exons ATG TTCCTTCGCATCCTCGTCGCACTTTGCCTTGTGTCTGCCATCAGCTCCATCACCTTGCAACTCTGTCAAGAATTCTGTGCTGGTGTCAATGGTGGTGAATCCTACGCATACTGCTCTCCATGGATcagttttgccactcataCCAACAAGACTTGCTATAATCTCTGTGTTCATAACTGTGCTGCTGTCTACGATGGTTCCTGCACTACCGACCCTGACTTCAGATGCTGCTTGAAAACCACACCAGCGAAGACTCAAGAATTCAAGAGAAGTGGTTGCAACAAACTCTAcaataatctttaa
- the nspc-2 gene encoding Nematode Specific Peptide family, group C (Confirmed by transcript evidence) encodes MFLRILVALCLVSAISTITLELCQEFCAGVNGGESYAYCSPWISFATQTNKTCYNLCVHNCAAVYDGSCTTDPDFRCCLKTTPAKTQEFKTSGCNKLYNNL; translated from the exons ATG TTCCTTCGCATCCTCGTCGCACTTTGCCTTGTTTCTGCTATCAGTACCATTACCTTGGAACTCTGTCAAGAATTCTGTGCTGGTGTCAACGGTGGTGAATCTTACGCATACTGCTCTCCATGGATCAGTTTCGCCACTCAAACCAACAAGACTTGCTATAATCTCTGTGTTCATAACTGTGCTGCTGTCTATGATGGTTCCTGCACTACCGACCCTGACTTCAGATGCTGCTTGAAAACCACTCCAGCTAAGACTCAAGAATTCAAGACTAGTGGCTGCAACAAGCTTTATAATAATCTGTAA
- the nspc-3 gene encoding Nematode Specific Peptide family, group C (Confirmed by transcript evidence), which yields MFLRTLVALCLVSAISSITLQLCQEFCAGVNGGESYAYCSPWISFATHTNKTCYNLCVHNCAAVYDGSCTTDPDFRCCLKTTPAKTQEFKRSGCNKLYNNL from the exons ATG TTCCTTCGCACCCTCGTCGCACTTTGCCTTGTTTCTGCCATCAGCTCCATCACCTTGCAACTCTGTCAAGAGTTCTGTGCTGGTGTCAACGGTGGTGAATCCTACGCATACTGCTCTCCATGGATcagttttgccactcataCCAACAAGACTTGCTATAATCTCTGTGTTCATAACTGTGCTGCTGTCTACGATGGTTCCTGCACTACCGACCCTGACTTCAGATGCTGCTTGAAAACCACACCAGCGAAGACTCAAGAATTCAAGAGAAGTGGTTGCAACAAACTCTACAATAATCTTTAA
- the nspc-4 gene encoding Nematode Specific Peptide family, group C (Confirmed by transcript evidence) codes for MFLRTLVALCLVSAISTITLQLCQEFCAGVNGGESYAYCSPWISFATQTNKTCYNLCVHNCAAVYDGSCTTDPDFRCCLKTTPAKTQEFKTSGCNKLYNNL; via the exons ATG TTCCTTCGCACCCTCGTCGCACTTTGCCTTGTTTCTGCTATCAGTACCATTACCTTGCAACTCTGTCAAGAATTCTGTGCTGGTGTCAATGGTGGTGAATCCTACGCATACTGCTCTCCATGGATCAGTTTTGCGACTCAAACCAACAAGACTTGCTACAACCTCTGTGTTCATAACTGTGCTGCTGTCTACGATGGATCCTGTACTACAGACCCTGACTTCAGATGCTGCTTGAAAACCACTCCAGCTAAGACTCAAGAATTCAAGACTAGTGGTTGCAACAAACTTTATAATAATCTGTGA
- the nspc-5 gene encoding Nematode Specific Peptide family, group C (Confirmed by transcript evidence), whose translation MFLRILVALCLVSAISTITLELCQEFCAGVNGGESYAYCSPWISFATQTNKTCYNLCVHNCAAVYDGSCTTDPDFRCCLKTTPAKTQEFKTSGCNKLYNNL comes from the exons ATG TTCCTTCGCATCCTCGTCGCACTTTGCCTTGTTTCTGCTATCAGTACCATTACCTTGGAACTCTGTCAAGAATTCTGTGCTGGTGTCAACGGTGGTGAATCTTACGCATACTGCTCTCCATGGATCAGTTTCGCCACTCAAACCAACAAGACTTGCTATAATCTCTGTGTTCATAACTGTGCTGCTGTCTATGATGGTTCCTGCACTACCGACCCTGACTTCAGATGCTGCTTGAAAACCACTCCAGCTAAGACTCAAGAATTCAAGACTAGTGGTTGCAACAAGCTTTATAATAATCTGTGA